The sequence below is a genomic window from Fusobacteriaceae bacterium.
GGCAAATTCGCCCGATATGACCCGGCGGGTCTCTTCCCGGTACGGCTCCAGAATATAGGGAACCTCGCGGTTTTTCCCGTCCACTAGGACAAGGTCCCGGAAATCCGGCTCCGCGCGCATATAGACGTCGGCGGGCAGGGGGATTTCCTGTACCGACCCGTTCCCCTTCAGTATTATATCACGATAATATCCGAATGAAAACAGTCTGCAAGCGCAGAAAATCAAAAAAAACAGGTTGAACGCGAGTCCTCTCATCATTTCCATTCCGTAAAACCGTGATTTGTCCCTGCTGTCCGCAAAAAATACGTATCCCGAAAAATTTTTAGAGTTTGTTCATAATTGACTCAATTTGTTCTATTTCATTACGAACATCTTCGGCTTTTGTATCGAGCAGAGACTTCCCTTCCTCGAGCCAGGGCTGAGCCTCGGCTTTCCTGCCCTGCTCCGCGTAGATCCGGGCCGTCTGCAGCTGGGTCCAGCCGCTATAAGCGCCGGTCTTCCGGATTTTCTCATAGCAGTCCAGCGCCTTGTCGTAGTCTTTGTTGTTGCGATAGGCGACCCCGAGGTTGTACACGGCCCAGGCGTCGTCGGGCGAGAGGGCCGAGGCCTTCAGATAGTTGTCGATGGCGTTTTCGTATTCGCCCAATTTGTCGTAACTCCAAGCGATCTTGGAGTAGATCCAGGCGTCGTCGCGGCCTTTTTCGGCGGCCAGCCGGAAATAATCGAGGGCCTGCCGGTAGTCGCCGACGATGCCGTAATCCCAGCCGATTTCCGAATAGAGCCAGGGGTCGTCGCGCCCCGCCGATTCGGCCCGGGTCAGATAGCCGAGGGCCTCCCAGTGGCGATCGAGATTGCCCAGAATCTTTCCGGCCTGGGACAGCAGCCAGGCGTTGCTGACGTCGCCGATCAGGGCTTTTTTCGTGTAGTCGAGGGCCGTCTCGAAATCTTTTTTGATCCCCTCCGTCTCCAGGCGCAGGGCTTCGGCGTCCCGGGGGGCGGAAAATTTGTCCCGGAGACGCAGGTCGGCCCGGAGTTCCCAGGCGGAGCCCAACTGGGCATAGAGCCAGC
It includes:
- a CDS encoding tetratricopeptide repeat protein; translated protein: MKQVLTACVIFLLPAVKAPAFRRYDDSIMTGYTKVREQAAKGEKQPAAENRKEQELLIKAAALVKRKDFAGAEETLRLVHGNGRNDAWINKALGFVAFNRMKPVEAIAWFENAAVLEKPDSWLYAQLGSAWELRADLRLRDKFSAPRDAEALRLETEGIKKDFETALDYTKKALIGDVSNAWLLSQAGKILGNLDRHWEALGYLTRAESAGRDDPWLYSEIGWDYGIVGDYRQALDYFRLAAEKGRDDAWIYSKIAWSYDKLGEYENAIDNYLKASALSPDDAWAVYNLGVAYRNNKDYDKALDCYEKIRKTGAYSGWTQLQTARIYAEQGRKAEAQPWLEEGKSLLDTKAEDVRNEIEQIESIMNKL